One Corvus cornix cornix isolate S_Up_H32 chromosome 10, ASM73873v5, whole genome shotgun sequence genomic region harbors:
- the SAXO2 gene encoding stabilizer of axonemal microtubules 2: MGPPRCLCEICSCGRHRCCHKPTKIYDDSLQPCHKTEYLEKYPGYGNVCPPESCKPKPQFPQDQGRMDSISTFKSDYLPYDVKTPFRPQAEYRPKSGKIDLGTIYQRDYNPHKVGPVTLARPRERKHTSGAKVDTIPTYQDHYRLWKSQRTESCKVERPYEPPSEKFGNPSTFQDDYIPRQPNPPQSCKPCDTKLPEGPFDGNTIHRTAYVVHEMEPLFVRPKEEYKASDQPFEDLTTHQRDFKGIPVEQAKSCKPESRKLGSDPFKGTTEFQERYQPYLVTTPEFHKPREYVPPTDKMDLHSSNRLDYISHKAAPRAPIRPAPGRRTTGPFQGKTTTKEDFQPWSVCPRGIIKKEPQIQKPTGRFSNLTTFRSHYTPHQANPPQSFKPAHAVGTAVPFKDETLYRTEYTPKKQEVCPGLHPDALGYVYVNTDSQGHKFYRQVSPERSGSNCNPIPKEVAGVS, encoded by the exons ATGGGGCCGCCGCGCTGCCTCTGCGAGATCTGCTCCTGCGG ACGCCATCGCTGCTGCCATAAACCCACGAAGATTTACGATGATTCCCTGCAGCCGTGCCACAAAACTGAGTATTTGGAGAAATACCCCGGCTATGGCAACGTCTGCCCTCCCGAGAGCTGTAAGCCAAAACCACAGTTCCCACAGGATCAGGGGAGAATGGACAGCATCTCAACattcaa ATCAGATTATTTACCATATGATGTGAAGACACCTTTTCGGCCACAAGCAGAATACAGACCAAAGTCAGGGAAGATTGACCTGGGAACCATATACCAGAGAGATTATAATCCTCATAAAGTAGGACCGGTGACATTAGCAAGGCCTCGAGAGAGGAAACACACTTCAGGAGCAAAAGTGGATACCATCCCAACCTACCAAG ATCACTATAGGTTATGGAAAAGTCAAAGAACGGAATCCTGTAAGGTGGAGCGTCCGTATGAGCCACCTTCGGAGAAGTTTGGAAATCCTTCCACATTTCAAGATGACTACATTCCTAGGCAACCCAATCCCCCCCAGAGCTGCAAACCTTGTGACACCAAGCTGCCAGAGGGGCCTTTCGATGGTAACACCATCCATCGCACCGCGTACGTTGTCCATGAGATGGAGCCCCTGTTTGTAAGGCCAAAAGAGGAGTACAAGGCAAGTGACCAACCCTTTGAAGATCTCACAACTCACCAGAGAGATTTTAAAGGGATACCTGTGGAACAAGCAAAAAGCTGCAAGCCTGAAAGTAGAAAACTTGGATCTGATCCTTTCAAAGGAACCACTGAATTCCAGGAACGCTATCAGCCATATTTGGTCACCACGCCCGAGTTCCACAAGCCAAGAGAGTACGTTCCACCCACAGACAAGATGGATCTCCACTCCTCAAACCGTCTTGATTACATTTCACACAAGGCTGCTCCTAGAGCTCCCATAAGACCAGCTCCTGGAAGAAGAACCACTGGCCCTTTTCAAGGGAAGACTACTACAAAAGAAGACTTTCAACCCTGGAGCGTCTGTCCGCGAGGGATTATTAAGAAAGAACCGCAAATTCAAAAACCCACAGGAAGATTTTCTAATTTAACTACCTTCAGATCCCATTACACACCACATCAGGCCAATCCACCTCAAAGTTTCAAACCTGCACATGCTGTAGGTACTGCAGTTCCTTTTAAAGATGAAACTTTGTATCGCACTGAATATACTCCAAAGAAGCAGGAGGTCTGCCCAGGACTTCATCCAGATGCTCTGGGTTATGTCTATGTAAACACAGATTCTCAGGGTCACAAATTCTACCGCCAGGTGTCTCCAGAACGCTCTGGGTCAAATTGTAATCCTATTCCCAAGGAAGTAGCTGGTGTGTCATAA